One Pseudomonas syringae CC1557 genomic window, AGCCGCCTCAATGGCGAGCCGCTTGAGGAATACCTCAAGCCGGTCGGCGGCGGCTATTTCTTCACCCTGCCGGGGGTAACCGGCGACCAGGATTTCATCGGCCGCACGCTGCTGGCGGCCGTACCGACCAAGCAAACCGCATGACCTACCCACTCCTGACCCGGAAGACACTCATGAAAAAGACGCCTCTGGCTTTGCTCCTGACGCTTGGCCTGCTTCAGACCCCACTGGCTGCCTTCGCTGCCACCGCGCCACTGGACCTGGTAGGCCCGGTGTCGGACTACAAGATTTACGTGACCGAAAACATTGAAGAGCTGGTCAGCCACACTCAGCAATTCACCGATGCCGTGAAGAAGGGCGACATCGCGACGGCCAAGAAGCTGTACGCACCAACGCGCGTCTACTACGAGTCGGTCGAGCCGATTGCCGAACTGTTCAGTGATCTGGATGCCTCCATCGACTCACGCGTCGATGACCACGAAAAAGGCGTGACGGCAGAAGACTTCACCGGCTTCCATCGCCTGGAATATGCGCTGTTTTCGCAAAACAGCACCAAAGACCAGGGCCCTATCGCCGACAAGCTGATGAGCGACGTCAAGGACCTGGAAAAGCGCGTGGCCGAGCTGACCTTCCCGCCTGAAAAAGTCGTCGGTGGTGCCGCCGCGCTGCTGGAAGAAGTGGCCGCAACCAAGATCTCTGGTGAGGAAGACCGTTACAGCCACACCGACCTGTACGACTTCCAGGGCAACATCGACGGCGCGAAGAAAATCGTCGACCTGTTCCGTCCGCAGATCGAACAGCAGGACAAGGCCTTCTCGGCCAAAGTCGACAAGAACTTCGCGACCGTGGAAAAGATCCTGGCCAAGTACAAAACCAAGGACGGCGGCTTTGAAACTTACGACAAAGTGAAAGAGAACGACCGCAAAGCGCTGGTCGGTCCGGTCAACACCCTGGCCGAAGACCTCTCGACCCTGCGCGGCAAGCTGGGCTTGAACTGATCTGAAGCTCAAGGCGCGACGCAGACGAGTGACGCAGAGCGTCACGACAGGCATTCCCACGCTGGCGTGCGGAACGATAACCTCGACTATCGTGCGACGCTCCGCGTCGCCATGCCGTTCTGGACGCTCTGCATCCTGCGCCTAGATCCCGCTGAACCAGTTGTACCCTTGATCCTCCCAGTACCCGCCGGGGTTTTCGTTGCTGACGAAAATTTCGACGATGTGCTTGGGGTTCTTGAAGCCCAGTTTGGTAGGCACCCGCACGCGTAGCGGGTAGCCGTAGTCCGGTGGCAGGGCGACTTCACCAAAGTCCAGCGCCAGCAGGGTCTGCGGGTGCAATGCGGTGGGCATGTCCAGGCTTGAGTAATAGCGGTCGGCGCACTTGAAGCCGACGAACCGCGCCGTGGTATCCGCGCCGATGTACTCCAGAAATGTCTTCAGCGGCACACCGCCCCACTGTCCTACTGCGCTCCAGCCTTCAATACAGATCAGTCGAGTGATGTCGGTACGTTGCGGCAACTTGCGCAACGCTTCCAGCGTCCACGGCTGCTTGTCACGTACCAGCCCTGAAACCGCCAGCCGGTAGTCGGCAATTTCAAGCTCGGGCACGTTGTACTCGGGGTAGAACGCATTGAACGGAAACGGATTGGTCAGCTGCGCCTTGCTGTAGGTCGGCGCCAGTTTCTGGCCATTGAACAGCCAGGCCTGAACCCTGTCGTTCCAGCGCGACATGGCCCACAACACCTTGTCGACCTGATCGCCGTCCTGCAGGTTACAACCGGTGAGCATCGACATCGCCCCCACGGTCAGCCCGGCGCGCAGAAACGAACGCCGCTGAATATCGATCAGTTGGGTTTGCTGTGCAGGCTCCAGGCGGATGCGCTGAGTCAAGCGTTTACGAGGTTCGTTCATGGCTTGGCAGCCCCCTCTTCGTTCGGCTGACGGCCGCCGGTAATCATCGGTAACAAGGTGCTCGGCACCAGCACAACCAGCAGCAGATGCACGACCACAAACGCGCCAATGGCTGTCATGGCGCCAAAATGCACCCAGCGGGCGAAATCGAAACCGCCCAACAAGGCAACCAGTTCCTGAAACTGCACCGGTTTCCAGATGGCGAGACCCGACACCACCACCAGCACACCCATGAGCAGCACCAGCCAGTACATCAAGCGTTGCACGGCGTTGTACTGACCCTTGACGTGCACCAGTCGAAAACGCATCGCATCAACAGCATCGCGCTTGACCTCGGAAGGCCGGACCGGCAGTAGATCGCGCTTGAAATGGCGACTGAGCACGCCATACAACACATACACCAGGCCGTTGATGACCAACAGCCACATCACCGCGAAGTGCCAGGCAATGGAACCGCCCAGCCAGCCGCCGAGTGTCAGGAATTTGGGAAAGGTGAACGGCATCAGCGGCGATGCGTTGTAAATGGCCCAACCGCTCATGAACATGCAGACCATGCCCACCGCATTGACCCAATGAGTCAAACGCACCGGCCACGGATGAATGGGACGGGTTTTCATGTCGAGATCCCTCTGAATCAGGCATAGCCGGAATGTAGCAAGGGCAGGCGACCGGAGCCGCCTGCCCTCGCGCCGTCGGCTGCAATTACATCGGCGGTGTGAAACCGTTTTTGCCGACCGCAACGCCGCGCGCCGACTTGCCGTCGTCAGCCGGGAACACCACGACTTTGGCGCCTTTGGTCAGTTGGTCGACCTTGCCTGGTTCGACATAGGCGATAGGCACGTCCTGTGGCACCACCAGTTTTTTCTCGCCGCCTTCATACTTGACGGTCAGCGTACGCCCATCGGTCCCGGCCAACGTACCGACAGTGCCATTGGTCATGGTGCCGGTGCTGCCATCAGCATTTTCCCAGCCATAATGGCCTTCGCCGCTGCCTTTGAGGCTCGCCTCGAAAACGGTTACTTCCAGCGCTTTCAACGTGCCGTCAGACTGGGGAATGGCAGCTGAACCGACAAAACTGTCGCCTTTGATTTGCTTGAAGTCCGCTTCGGACACCAGACGAATACCGGTCTTGTCAGTCAGCTTGATACTTTCGTGCTGACCCGAACGGGTGGTGAAATCGAGGGTGTCGGCGCTCACGCTGTCGACGGTCCCGCGCATCGGTTTGACCACCTTCATATCGGCGGCTTGAGTCATGACAGCGGCGCTGAGCAACAGCAGGCCAAACGTGGTGGAGAGTGCAGTCTTCATCAGTACTTCCTTGGCAGTTGGGATCTGAGAGCCATCCTTGCACCGCTACCGGCACCGCAGAATGACCGGGCAATGACATTTTTGTCATTCGCCGGACACCTTGTCGGCAACTGGTTAGACTTCGGCATCGGCGCAAAAAGGGCGCCTGCAACAGCGTAGCGGACAAAACGATGCATATCCTGCTAATTGAAGACGACACCAAAACCGGCGAGTACCTGAAGAAGGGCCTCGGCGAGTCCGGCTATGTGGTCGACTGGACCCAGCACGGTGCCGACGGCCTGCATCTGGCGCTGGAAAACCGTTACGACCTGATCGTGCTGGACGTGATGCTGCCCGGCATCGACGGCTGGCAGATCATCGAAGTGTTGCGCGCCCGGCAGGACGTGCCCGTGCTGTTCCTGACCGCCCGCGACCAGCTGCAGGACCGGATTCGCGGCCTGGAGCTGGGCGCTGACGATTACCTGGTCAAGCCGTTTTCCTTCACCGAACTGCTGCTGCGCATTCGCACTATCCTGCGCCGTGGCGTGGTGCGCGAAGCCGATCATTTTCACCTGGCTGATCTGGAGCTTGACCTGCTGCGTCGCCGCGTGACGCGTCAGCAGCAGGTCATCGTGCTGACCAACAAGGAGTTCGCCTTGCTGCATCTGTTGTTGCGCCGCGAAGGTGATGTGCTGTCCAGAGCACAGATTGCCTCGGAAGTCTGGGACATGAATTTCGACAGCGACACCAACGTGGTGGACGTTGCCATCAAACGCCTGCGCAGCAAGGTCGACCTGCCCTACCCGGTCAAACTCATCCACACGGTGCGCGGCATCGGTTACGTGTGCGAGGTGCGGCCATGCGACGTCAGCCTTCCCTGACCCTGCGCTCGACCCTCGCCTTCGCGCTGGTGGCAATGCTGACCGTCAGCGGCGCGGGCCTTTACCTGTACCAATCCATGGAACAGACCGTCATGCAACGCAGCGACCATGCGGTACTGGCGCGCCTCGACCACTTCCGCAAGCTGCTGCGCTACGACCTGACCATGGATAACCTCAAAGGCAGCCCGCAACTGTTCGAGAACATGCTCGACAGCGAGGAAGACATCTTCATCATCGGCGAACCGGGCAAGCCACCGGTGATTTCGGTCAACCCGCAACATGCACCGCTGCCAGAACTGCCCACCGTGGCGCAGGATCAGCCGCTGCAAGTCGACGACCTGCGCAGCGGCATGAGTCTGCAAGGCGTGCCGTTGCGTGCGGCGGCGGCGCAGGTCGTGTCCAATGGTGTCGAGGTGCGTTTGCAGGCGGCGCACCTGATGGTCAAGGAAATGGCCATGCTCGCCAGCTTCCGTCAGCGCATCTATATAGCAGTGGTGCTGGTGTTTCTGATCACCGCCCTGCTGGGTTATGCAGTGCTGCGGCGCGGTCTGCGGCCTTTGCGCAGGATGGCTGCGCACGCAGCGGCGATCACCCCGGCCAGCCTGCACAAGCGGCTCGACAGCCGCGATACGCCGGTCGAACTGCAGCAATTGAGCGATGCCTTCAATGCCATGCTTGATCGGCTGGACGACGGTTATCGACGCCTGATGCAGTTTTCCGCCGATCTGGCCCACGAGATTCGCACGCCGGTTGGCTCACTCATGGGCCATTGCCAGGTTGCCCTGCGCCAGAACCGCAGCGTCGACGAATACCAGGCGCTGCTGGCCTCGAACCTGGAAGAGCTGGAGCGCATCTCGCGTCTGGTGGAAAGCATTCTGTTTCTGGCGAGAGCCGATGAAGCCCAGGCTGCGCTGGAACGTCAGTCGTTGGACCTTCACGACGAATTGCAACGGGTGGCGGGCTATTTCGAAGGGCTGGCGGAAGAGCGCAATCTGACCCTGAGCACGCGCGGGCAAGGTACATTACTGGCCGATCCGATCCTGCTGCGCCGTGCGCTGAGCAATCTGGTGGCCAACGCAATTCGCTATGCCGATGAAGACAGCGAGATTCTGATGCGAGTAGCTGCAGTTGATCGACACTGGAGAATAGATGTTGAAAATCGCGGGCCGGTGCTGCCGGAGGCTACCCTCGCCCGGCTGTTCGACCGTTTCTACCGTGGCGACGCCTCACGCCATGAAAGCTCTGACTCCAACGGCCTGGGCCTGGCGATTGTCACGGCGATCATGCACCTGCATGGCGGCCGGGTCGAAGTTGCTCAACCCGCCGCTGGCAGAATCTGCTTCAGCCTGATATTTCCAGTGGCGTGAACCTTTCGGTCCGGAAAGATCACGTCTTCTTCTCGTGGGCAATGGCCAGCTTGTAGAACGTGGCCGAGCCGCCTTCGTTGGTATAGCCCGTGTTGTCCTGGGTATAGACCCCTGCCTTGAAGTAGAACAGCTTGCTGCCCCAGGCTGAATCCAGCTTGGCGTACCAGACCGCGTCAAAGGCATTGACCGTCAGATCACCCGTACTCGACAGGTTGATGGTGTAGTTGAACTGCTGATCGAGTGGCACACCCTGCGCGATGGTGATGACTTCGATTTCCGAGTCCGGCGTACGGCGAAACTTGGCGACGATGTTGCCTGTCTTCAGCTTCTCCTTGTACTGGTACTCCACCTTCAGCAGCGGCTCGGTGCTCTGGTAGCAGTGAATCTGGCCGATCACGATCTTGCCGCTGGACGGCACCTGATCGACTTCCAGCGTGGCGCGCAGGAAGTTATTGGCACTGGAGTAAGCCCAGTTGAAGACCCTGCCGTCGGCCGTTGTCTCGCGTAACTCAGAACGCGGGTACTTGGCGTTCTCGGTTGTCGATCCGGTCACTGGCGCCCAGAAAAACAGCGTGTCTCCCGATTGAAAATAGCCATCCCGATAGCCCTTCATCAATTTGGGGGTCTCAATGATGGTTGCGGTACTTCCGGTGGGGACGGAAAGATTCCAAGTGGCAAGGTCGATCATGGAGTAGCTCGCAGGGTACGCGTTGCGCACCAGCAGGATGGCTCTGGAACGGGCATGCAAGCCCGTTGCGTTCAGGAAGACTATCGGCTCAATCGGTTAATTTTTAAACCGTAATGACAATGCATTGGCGTCAACAAAATGCCTAAACATATCAAGTGACATCATTTCAATATCAAATTCCGGAATGCAGCCAAATGCCATCACCAAGCTCCAGGCTGTGATTAACGCGGAAACGGTTATAAAAATTGGCGTCATTTTTTTGAACGTATCAGAACTATTACGGCGCAAAATCCTGAAAATACCGACAGACGGTAGCGATTATTTTTGGAATAAATGAACTTCCAGTGCGAGGGACTGACCAACAGCTCCTTTTTAGGTCGACGGTGCGTTGAAGTCGGCGTTTTGCGCGCAGACCGACATCAAAGAAAATCTTCACCGGGCAGCTTCGGGTTGACTGTAAGCAGTTGTTACGGGATATTAGTTAGGAAGCTATTTATCTCCTTGCTAACAATATCGCTCCTAACTAATTTTCTGGTGTCTTCATGTCTGTCGAATCACTGCATCGGGCAATCAGCAGTGGTCTGGTGGCGGCCTCTCGCCAATGGCGACGCATCTGTCAGAACACGCTGGTGACCTATGGCATTTCCGAAGCCTGCGCAGGGCCGCTGCTGGCCATCGCACGCTTGGGCGACGGCGCGCATCAGGTGAAAGTGGCCCAGGCGGCTGGCATGGAAAGCCCGACGCTGGTCCGCCTGCTTGATCAACTGTGCAAGGCTGGCATTGTCTGCCGTACTGAAGACCCCAACGACCGCCGCGCCAAGGCCTTGAGCCTGACCGAGAACGGCCGCGCACTGGCCAGCGCCATCGAGGCGGAACTGACCCGCTTGCGCGCCGACGTGCTTCAAGGCCTGCAACCCGCCGACCTGGAAGCCACTGTGCGAGTGTTGCAGGCATTTTCCGACGCAGCGCAGCGTGAGCACGGGAGCCCGGTTTGAACGGTTTTTTCTCCAGCGTGCCACCGGCACGCGACTGGTTTTACGGTGTGCGCACCTTCGGTGCCTCGATGCTGGCGCTGTATATTGCGCTGCTGATGGAAATGCCCCGCCCCTACTGGGCGATGGCGACCGTGTACATCGTCTCCAGCCCGTTTGTAGGTCCGACCAGCTCCAAGGCGCTGTATCGCGCGGCCGGGACGCTGGCCGGTGCGGCGGCGTCCGTACTGCTGGTGCCGATGTTCGTGCAGACACCGCTGTTATTGGCCATCGTGGTCGGGCTGTGGACCGGTACGCTGCTGTTTTTGTCCCTGCACCTGCGCACCGCGAACAGCTATGCGCTAATGCTGGCTGGCTACACCATGCCGCTGATTTCCCTGCCGGTGGTCGACAATCCTCAGGCCGTATTCGATATCGCCGTATCGCGCACCGAGGAAATTTTCCTCGGCATCATTTGCGCTGCCGTCATCGGCGCGATGTTCTGGCCGCGCCGCCTTGCACCGGTGTTTCAGGCCACCACGGAGAAGTGGTTCAGTGACGCCTCGACCTACAGCGAGCGCTTTATCAGTCGCACCTGTCAGGCTGAGGAAATCGGCGCCCTGCGCAACGCGATGGTCGGCAGTTTCAACTCGCTGGAAATGATGATCGGCCAGTTGCGCCACGAAGGTGCACGCAAGCAAACCGTGCGTAACGCCAACGAACTACGCGGCCGGATGATTCATCTGCTGCCGGTCATCGATGCACTCGACGACGCGTTATGGGCGCTGGAACGGCGCACGCCCGTGCTTCTGGCCAGCGTCTGGCCGTTGTTGCAGCACGCCTGCGACTGGCTGAAAAATACCGCCGACGGTCCGCAAGACGAGCAATGGCAGCAATTGCACGCTGAGCTGGAGCGCTTGCAGCCGGGCTCCGCGCAACTGGACGATCGTGATCAGTTGCTGCTGTCCAATACCCTGTTCCGCCTGAGTGAATGGATTGATCTGTGGCAGGACTGCCGCACCCTGCAATACGCGATCAAGACCGACAATCAGACACCGTGGCGTGCGGTGTACCGCCATTGGCGACTGGGCCGGCTGACGCCCTTTCTTGATCGTGGCCTAATGCTCTATTCGGTGGCCTCGACCGTGCTGGCGATCATCGCCGCATCGGTACTGTGGATTCTGCTCGGCTGGAAGGACGGCGCCAGTGCGGTAGCGCTGGCGGCAGTCTCGTGCAGCTTCTTTGCAGCGATGGACGACCCGGCCCCGCAAATCTACCGTTTCTTCTTCTGGACCATGCTGTCAGTGGTGTTCGCCAGCCTGTACCTGTTCGTGGTGCTGCCCAACCTGCACGACTTCCCGATGCTGGTACTGGCCTTCGCCGTGCCGTTCATTTGTGTCGGCACCCTGACCGTGCAGCCGCGCTTCTTTCTTGGCACGTTGCTGACCATCGTCAACACCTCGTCCTTCATCAGCATCCAGAGCGCCTACGATGCGGACTTCATGAACTTCCTCAACTCCAACCTGGCGGGTCCGGCCGGGCTGTTGTTCGCTTTTATCTGGACACTGGTGTTTCGCCCGTTCGGGGTTGAACTGGCAGTCAAGCGCCTGACCCGCTTCAGCTGGCGCGACATTGCCAGCCTCAGCGAAGAATCATCGCTGGCCGAACACAGGCGCATGGGCGTGCAGATGCTCGACCGTCTGATGCAGCAACTGCCGCGCCTGACGCTCACCGCACAGGACACCGGCATTGCCCTGCGCGAACTGCGGGTGGCGCTGAACATGCTCGACCTGATTGCCTACACCCGACGCGCCACACCTGCTGCCCAGGCGCAGTTGCGGCAGGTGATTGACGAAGTCAGTGGTTATTTCAAGCACTGCAGCAAAGCCGGTGAACGACTGCCTGCGCCCCGAGGCCTATTGATGGCCATGGACCGCGCGCGCCGCTCGCTGACCGATCAGGAAATGGGTGGTAACCCGGCCCGTGTCCATCTGCTGCACGCGCTCAGCGGCCTGCGTCTGGCGTTGTTGCCGGGTGTGGAGATCGTCACGGTGGCCGGGGAAATGACCGAGCAACTGCCGCACAACATCGATGGAGCGCCCCTGTGATCGGTGATCTGGATATAAGCGGGATCTTCATTCCCACGTTCCTGGCGATGATGGGCATCGCCTATCTGCTGTTTCTCGGGGTGCACGCAGTACTGCTGCGTGCGCACTTCTACCGTCTGGTCTGGCACCGGGCTTTATTCAACGTAGGTCTATACGCTTTGTTGCTCGGCGCCGTGGATACTCTCAGTCGATACCTGATGACATGAAAAAACCGATACTGACACTGGGCCGCGTGGTCCTGACCCTGCTGGTTGTCACCCTGGCCGCCGTCGTCGTGTGGCGGATGGTGATGTATTACATGTATGCGCCGTGGACCCGAGACGGCCACATTCGCGCCGATGTCGTGCAGATCGCGCCGGACGTGTCCGGGCTGATTCAAAAGGTCGATGTGACTGACAACCAGCCGGTACACAAAGGCCAGGTGCTGTTCACCATCGATCAGGACCGCTTCCGCCTGTCGTTGCGTCAGGCTCAGGCCACGGTCGCCGAGCGCCAGGAAACCTGGCAGCAGGCGCGGCGCGAGAACACGCGTAACCGCAGCCTCGGCAATCTGGTCGCCCGTGAGCAACTGGAAGAAAGCCAGTCCCGGGAAGCTCGCGCACTGTCAGCGCTGGGTG contains:
- a CDS encoding heavy metal sensor histidine kinase, with product MRRQPSLTLRSTLAFALVAMLTVSGAGLYLYQSMEQTVMQRSDHAVLARLDHFRKLLRYDLTMDNLKGSPQLFENMLDSEEDIFIIGEPGKPPVISVNPQHAPLPELPTVAQDQPLQVDDLRSGMSLQGVPLRAAAAQVVSNGVEVRLQAAHLMVKEMAMLASFRQRIYIAVVLVFLITALLGYAVLRRGLRPLRRMAAHAAAITPASLHKRLDSRDTPVELQQLSDAFNAMLDRLDDGYRRLMQFSADLAHEIRTPVGSLMGHCQVALRQNRSVDEYQALLASNLEELERISRLVESILFLARADEAQAALERQSLDLHDELQRVAGYFEGLAEERNLTLSTRGQGTLLADPILLRRALSNLVANAIRYADEDSEILMRVAAVDRHWRIDVENRGPVLPEATLARLFDRFYRGDASRHESSDSNGLGLAIVTAIMHLHGGRVEVAQPAAGRICFSLIFPVA
- a CDS encoding heavy metal response regulator transcription factor — protein: MHILLIEDDTKTGEYLKKGLGESGYVVDWTQHGADGLHLALENRYDLIVLDVMLPGIDGWQIIEVLRARQDVPVLFLTARDQLQDRIRGLELGADDYLVKPFSFTELLLRIRTILRRGVVREADHFHLADLELDLLRRRVTRQQQVIVLTNKEFALLHLLLRREGDVLSRAQIASEVWDMNFDSDTNVVDVAIKRLRSKVDLPYPVKLIHTVRGIGYVCEVRPCDVSLP
- a CDS encoding FUSC family protein, whose amino-acid sequence is MNGFFSSVPPARDWFYGVRTFGASMLALYIALLMEMPRPYWAMATVYIVSSPFVGPTSSKALYRAAGTLAGAAASVLLVPMFVQTPLLLAIVVGLWTGTLLFLSLHLRTANSYALMLAGYTMPLISLPVVDNPQAVFDIAVSRTEEIFLGIICAAVIGAMFWPRRLAPVFQATTEKWFSDASTYSERFISRTCQAEEIGALRNAMVGSFNSLEMMIGQLRHEGARKQTVRNANELRGRMIHLLPVIDALDDALWALERRTPVLLASVWPLLQHACDWLKNTADGPQDEQWQQLHAELERLQPGSAQLDDRDQLLLSNTLFRLSEWIDLWQDCRTLQYAIKTDNQTPWRAVYRHWRLGRLTPFLDRGLMLYSVASTVLAIIAASVLWILLGWKDGASAVALAAVSCSFFAAMDDPAPQIYRFFFWTMLSVVFASLYLFVVLPNLHDFPMLVLAFAVPFICVGTLTVQPRFFLGTLLTIVNTSSFISIQSAYDADFMNFLNSNLAGPAGLLFAFIWTLVFRPFGVELAVKRLTRFSWRDIASLSEESSLAEHRRMGVQMLDRLMQQLPRLTLTAQDTGIALRELRVALNMLDLIAYTRRATPAAQAQLRQVIDEVSGYFKHCSKAGERLPAPRGLLMAMDRARRSLTDQEMGGNPARVHLLHALSGLRLALLPGVEIVTVAGEMTEQLPHNIDGAPL
- a CDS encoding molybdopterin-dependent oxidoreductase, with the protein product MNEPRKRLTQRIRLEPAQQTQLIDIQRRSFLRAGLTVGAMSMLTGCNLQDGDQVDKVLWAMSRWNDRVQAWLFNGQKLAPTYSKAQLTNPFPFNAFYPEYNVPELEIADYRLAVSGLVRDKQPWTLEALRKLPQRTDITRLICIEGWSAVGQWGGVPLKTFLEYIGADTTARFVGFKCADRYYSSLDMPTALHPQTLLALDFGEVALPPDYGYPLRVRVPTKLGFKNPKHIVEIFVSNENPGGYWEDQGYNWFSGI
- a CDS encoding MarR family winged helix-turn-helix transcriptional regulator, producing MSVESLHRAISSGLVAASRQWRRICQNTLVTYGISEACAGPLLAIARLGDGAHQVKVAQAAGMESPTLVRLLDQLCKAGIVCRTEDPNDRRAKALSLTENGRALASAIEAELTRLRADVLQGLQPADLEATVRVLQAFSDAAQREHGSPV
- a CDS encoding polysaccharide lyase family 7 protein — protein: MIDLATWNLSVPTGSTATIIETPKLMKGYRDGYFQSGDTLFFWAPVTGSTTENAKYPRSELRETTADGRVFNWAYSSANNFLRATLEVDQVPSSGKIVIGQIHCYQSTEPLLKVEYQYKEKLKTGNIVAKFRRTPDSEIEVITIAQGVPLDQQFNYTINLSSTGDLTVNAFDAVWYAKLDSAWGSKLFYFKAGVYTQDNTGYTNEGGSATFYKLAIAHEKKT
- the efeO gene encoding iron uptake system protein EfeO, which produces MKKTPLALLLTLGLLQTPLAAFAATAPLDLVGPVSDYKIYVTENIEELVSHTQQFTDAVKKGDIATAKKLYAPTRVYYESVEPIAELFSDLDASIDSRVDDHEKGVTAEDFTGFHRLEYALFSQNSTKDQGPIADKLMSDVKDLEKRVAELTFPPEKVVGGAAALLEEVAATKISGEEDRYSHTDLYDFQGNIDGAKKIVDLFRPQIEQQDKAFSAKVDKNFATVEKILAKYKTKDGGFETYDKVKENDRKALVGPVNTLAEDLSTLRGKLGLN
- a CDS encoding cytochrome b/b6 domain-containing protein, producing MKTRPIHPWPVRLTHWVNAVGMVCMFMSGWAIYNASPLMPFTFPKFLTLGGWLGGSIAWHFAVMWLLVINGLVYVLYGVLSRHFKRDLLPVRPSEVKRDAVDAMRFRLVHVKGQYNAVQRLMYWLVLLMGVLVVVSGLAIWKPVQFQELVALLGGFDFARWVHFGAMTAIGAFVVVHLLLVVLVPSTLLPMITGGRQPNEEGAAKP
- a CDS encoding DUF1656 domain-containing protein; this translates as MIGDLDISGIFIPTFLAMMGIAYLLFLGVHAVLLRAHFYRLVWHRALFNVGLYALLLGAVDTLSRYLMT